One window of Opisthocomus hoazin isolate bOpiHoa1 chromosome 15, bOpiHoa1.hap1, whole genome shotgun sequence genomic DNA carries:
- the LOC104331242 gene encoding cytochrome P450 3A29 has protein sequence MDLLPNFSFVTWLLLTVFLSLLVLYGIWPFQAFKKLGIPGPQPLPFLGTFLEYRQGLQNFDQMCFKKYGKIWGIFDGRQPVLAVLDPILIKNILVKECYTIFTNRQNFGLNGILESAVFVAEDEKWKRIRTVLSPAFTSGKLKEMFPIINHYGEKLVENIEKKVANDEFVTMKDIFGAYSMDVVTSTSFSVNIDSMSNPSDPFVANIKKFLKFSFLNPVFVFLVMFPFVIPVLEKMNVTLLPSTVIDFFMNVFTKMKKEREKGSGMDRVDFLQLMVDSQISHDSSKSAETNSYKSLSDEEILAQALVFVLAGYETTSSTLSYISYNLATHPDVQQRLQDEIDANLPNKATPTYNAVMQMEYLDMVVNESLRLFPPVGRIERVCKKTVELNSVTIPKSMVVMIPAYVLHRDPGYWPEPEEFRPERFSKDSREPIDPYTFLPFGAGPRNCIGMRFALLVVKVAVVVLLQNFSFRTCKDTPIPLVLDSRSFLQPKKPIVLKMVPRAHADGDK, from the exons CTATGGGATCTGGCCCTTCCAGGCCTTCAAGAAGCTGGGCATTCCTGGGCCACAGCCTCTGCCGTTTTTAGGAACTTTCCTGGAGTACCGGCAA GGACTCCAGAATTTTGATCAGATGTGCTTCAAAAAATATGGTAAAATCTGGGG GATTTTTGACGGCAGGCAGCCGGTGCTGGCTGTTTTGGACCCCATCCTCATCAAAAACATCCTGGTGAAAGAGTGCTATACTATTTTTACCAATCGCCAG AACTTTGGTCTGAACGGGATCCTGGAGTCGGCCGTCTTCGTGGCTGAAGATGAGAAGTGGAAAAGGATTCGTACTGTGCTGTCCCCAGCCTTCACCAGCGGGAAGCTGAAGGAG ATGTTCCCTATCATTAATCACTATGGTGAAAAATTAGTGGAAAACATTGAGAAGAAAGTGGCTAATGATGAGTTCGTGACCATGAAGGA CATTTTTGGAGCCTACAGCATGGATGTGGTGACCAGCACTTCTTTCAGTGTGAATATTGACTCCATGAGCAACCCCAGTGACCCCTTTGTCGCCAACATTAAGAAATTTCTCAAATTCAGTTTCCTAAACCCCGTGTTTGTATTCTTAG TGATGTTCCCCTTCGTTATCCCAgtgttggaaaagatgaatgtGACTCTGTTACCCTCAACAGTCATAGACTTCTTCATGAACGTCTTCACAAAAATGAAGAAGGAACGGGAAAAGGGCAGCGGCATG GACCGGGTTGATTTCCTGCAGCTCATGGTTGACTCGCAGATCTCACACGACAGCTCCAAGTCTGCTGAGACCAACTCATACAAAT CATTAAGTGATGAGGAGATTCTGGCCCAGGCTCTTGTCTTTGTCCTTGCTGGCTATGAGACCACCAGCTCCACCCTCAGCTACATATCATACAACCTGGCCACCCACCCTGACGTACAGCAGCGACTCCAGGATGAGATCGATGCAAACCTGCCGAACAAG GCTACTCCCACGTACAACGCCGTCATGCAGATGGAGTACCTTGATATGGTGGTGAATGAATCCCTCCGTCTCTTCCCCCCCGTGGGCCGGATTGAGAGGGTCTGCAAAAAGACAGTGGAGCTCAACAGTGTGACTATTCCAAAGAGCATGGTGGTCATGATCCCAGCCTACGTGCTGCATCGTGACCCGGGGTACTGGCCGGAGCCAGAGGAGTTCAGGCCTGAGAG GTTCTCTAAAGACAGCCGAGAGCCTATTGACCCCTACACCTTCCTGCCGTTTGGGGCTGGCCCCAGGAACTGCATAGGAATGAGGTTTGCTCTCCTCGTTGTGAAAGTGGCTGTGGTCGTCCTGTTGCAAAACTTCTCGTTCAGAACCTGCAAAGACACTCCG ATCCCACTGGTTCTGGACTCGAGAAGTTTCCTGCAACCAAAGAAACCCATCGTCCTGAAGATGGTCCCCAGAGCCCATGCTGATGGGGACAAGTGA